A single genomic interval of Ramlibacter pinisoli harbors:
- a CDS encoding sigma-54-dependent transcriptional regulator — protein MAHALIVEDDVDAARMMAQLVAAEGFSAATAQSLREARRQMAMQQPDVVLLDLQLPDGNGMALLDDADLMGNSEVVLMTGHATLETSIQALRYGAADYLVKPVSARQLQGILSRVMKPSVLQDEVRTLHDDLRRTGRFGHLVGTSPAMELVYEQVARVAGTSVTVFVTGESGTGKELVARTVHDLSRRRAKPFLAVNCGAISPNLIESEIFGHEKGSFTGAERQHQGFFERAHGGTLFLDEITEMPLELQVKLLRVLETGTLMRVGSTTPQETDVRVVAAANRDPAQAVSQGRFREDLLYRLNVFPIELPPLRERPDDLPLLVTHFLHDIGQREGATKRVTQAALDRLAQYRWPGNVRELRNVLQRAWVMTSGPEITDQWLPRNVPLTAGVAVPAVAAPAPGAAAPGAATIEVTVGTTLAAVERQVILATLNYYGHHKERTAAALGVSLKTLYNRLKDYGL, from the coding sequence ATGGCCCACGCACTGATCGTCGAAGACGACGTCGACGCCGCACGCATGATGGCGCAGCTGGTCGCGGCCGAAGGGTTCTCTGCAGCCACCGCGCAGTCGCTGCGCGAGGCGCGCCGCCAGATGGCCATGCAGCAACCCGACGTGGTCCTGCTCGACCTGCAGCTGCCCGATGGCAACGGCATGGCCCTGCTCGACGACGCCGACCTGATGGGCAACTCCGAAGTCGTGCTCATGACCGGCCACGCTACCCTGGAGACCTCGATCCAGGCGCTGCGCTACGGTGCCGCCGACTACCTGGTCAAGCCGGTCAGTGCGCGCCAGCTGCAGGGCATCCTGTCGCGGGTGATGAAGCCCTCGGTGCTGCAGGACGAGGTGCGCACGCTGCACGACGACCTGCGGCGCACCGGCCGCTTCGGCCACCTGGTGGGCACCTCGCCGGCGATGGAGCTGGTCTACGAGCAGGTCGCCCGCGTGGCCGGGACCTCGGTCACCGTCTTCGTCACCGGCGAGAGCGGAACCGGCAAGGAACTGGTGGCGCGCACCGTGCACGACCTGAGCCGCCGGCGCGCCAAGCCCTTCCTGGCCGTCAACTGCGGCGCCATCTCGCCCAACCTGATCGAGAGCGAGATCTTCGGCCACGAGAAGGGCAGCTTCACCGGCGCCGAGCGCCAGCACCAGGGCTTCTTCGAGCGCGCGCACGGCGGCACCCTGTTCCTGGACGAGATCACCGAGATGCCGCTGGAGCTGCAGGTCAAGCTGCTGCGGGTGCTGGAGACTGGCACCCTGATGCGGGTGGGCTCGACGACCCCCCAGGAGACCGACGTGCGCGTGGTCGCCGCAGCGAACCGCGACCCGGCGCAGGCGGTGTCGCAGGGCCGCTTCCGCGAGGACCTGCTGTACCGCCTGAACGTCTTCCCGATCGAGCTGCCCCCATTGCGCGAGCGGCCCGACGACCTGCCGCTGCTGGTCACGCACTTCCTGCACGACATCGGACAGCGCGAAGGCGCCACCAAGCGCGTGACCCAGGCAGCGCTGGACCGGCTGGCGCAGTACCGCTGGCCGGGCAACGTGCGCGAGTTGCGCAACGTGCTGCAGCGCGCCTGGGTGATGACCAGCGGGCCCGAGATCACCGACCAGTGGCTGCCCCGGAACGTGCCGCTCACGGCAGGCGTGGCGGTGCCGGCGGTGGCGGCCCCGGCCCCGGGAGCCGCCGCCCCGGGAGCCGCCACCATCGAGGTGACGGTGGGCACGACGCTGGCGGCGGTGGAACGCCAGGTGATCCTGGCAACCCTGAACTACTACGGCCACCACAAGGAGCGCACCGCCGCGGCTCTCGGCGTGTCGCTCAAGACCCTGTACAACCGGCTGAAGGACTACGGCCTCTAG
- a CDS encoding KGG domain-containing protein gives MASQDSTPQKQDTSGSGPRRSLRGFAAMDPQRQREIASLGGRAAHQSGHAHEFTTEEARAAGKKRHAARSGADSPR, from the coding sequence ATGGCTTCGCAAGACTCCACCCCCCAGAAGCAGGACACCTCGGGCTCCGGCCCGCGTCGCAGCCTGCGTGGCTTCGCGGCGATGGACCCGCAGCGCCAGCGCGAGATCGCCAGTCTCGGCGGACGTGCCGCCCACCAGAGCGGGCATGCCCACGAATTCACCACCGAGGAGGCCCGTGCCGCCGGCAAGAAGCGGCACGCGGCACGCAGTGGCGCCGACAGCCCGCGCTGA